The stretch of DNA CAGAGGCCAAAGGTCATACACATTAGGCCCTCCACTGCAGCAGAACCAAAATGGGCGTAAAAAAGGTTCAGCTACGCAACAAAAGAAAACACGGAAGAATGCGCCCGGGAGCTCACGAAAGACAGGAATACCGCTCCTTCTGGTGCCACAGATCCCGTCTTTTAGGTAAATGTTTTTGTCTAGTCTTTTGTCTGTTATGTCTGGTATCTTCCCCAAGACTCACCTCACTGTTAGCATGTAGATCTTACAACATTTTTTCTTCGATGGAAGTGAGTTTATTTTAAGGAATATTACTTTATCCGTTTTTAGTGTTATGTCTACATGAATGAATGTCTCTATTTACTTTCTAAATGCACATTTTTGGTCTTATTATGCGAAAAGTATCAGTGTGAATGCTAAAATATACATCTAGGGGTAGTTTCCTGGATTTAGATTAAACCAAGACCATGCCTACGTTATATTaggttttttacaaacatgccctacaaaaaaaaacaatactggtgtgcatcttgagacaaaaaaatggcactgatatatcgTAAGATATCTTGTATATCTtgaggcagctcaaacatgcattttagtcacCCCCTAAAGCAATAATatggtatttttttaatatagacCATCTTGCAAGACCACACtgatccagaagcacttcctgttttagTTTCTTAACGCTacacaaacattacaaaacATACAACCAGCAGAACATTTACAACTGAATggaaatgttaaacaaacaattTTAAGACTTAGTTAtatatgcaaaataaaaaaaaaattttggatTAGTGTTGTTTACGTCTAAAAAATTGTCTATAAAATAAAGCGATCTTTTCATTTGGCAAgtttcatgtcaaaatatgaaagtaaaataGGCTGAGATTGCTCTTTtatgtcttttgttttttatgtttttggaaTAGGCTCAACAAGATTTGCACGGGAGTGTCTGTTGAGAGGAAGAATCAATTCATGCAAAGACTTCACAACTACTGGCTGTTAAAACGTCACTCTCGTAATGGAGTGCCGCTCATACGTCGACTGCATACGCATCTACAGGCTCAGAAGTCAGAGCAGGTCAGTGTACTCTAATACATCAAATAGTGTTTGTTGCCtataaacaacaacataaaagtCTTATTACAACCACTAATATGCAATAATTAAGATGATACAGAGACTGTGCCTGTGACTTTATTGCACTTAATTTCGATGTACATCCACTTGTTACAATGACAATAAAGAATTTAGAAATGAATGCACTTTCACACCAGTGGCGGCCAAttacttcttttttcgagggcactcgatgcgaagttcgtcacaacatgtatgtagcccgtcgtgtgtggttccttttttcaaaatatgtgttcagcgcgtcgagagatcctatgtgcatcatgtgtcttgtcaaaataagtgccttctGCAGAtacgtctaaagggtttatgataaaagagacgccagatactcgcataatctcatgcataatcagagtttactgttaagggagtgtcttgcgtgtattttgtgaacatgagcgtctcttttatcataaacggttttgacacgtgtgcagcaggcacttattttgacaaaacacgtgatgcgcatggtttacatgatgcaacaaacacatattttgaaaacgcaagcaacacacatgacactctgaacacttattttgaattagcgcccttcagatgagcagtcacgagccgccactgattcACACATTTCAATTACACACACCCCCAACCCTTGTGcattatatttttgtaatatcCTAGAGAGAACCAGATGCAAAGTTGCAGGCTGTCAGAGAGGAGCTGAAGTACTGGCAGAAGTTACGTCAAGACCTGGAGAAAGCTCGACTTCTTATTGAGCTCATACGAAAGCGAGAGAGACTTAAAAGAGAACAGGTAATGCATTGACACAAGGCCTGTTTTCTGAGCACCAGAGCAGGTCTGAGGTAATTACTAATTTGCAGTGTTGATTGAATTTGGCTCTCTTTTCTTGTTAGATGAAACTTCAACAGGCTGCTCTGGAGCTACAGCTCACCCCCGCGCTGGTGTTTCTGCGCTCTACACTGGAACAGCTACAGGAGAAAGACACAGATCGCATTTTCACCGCACCTGTCAGTCTAAAGGAGGTGAGGGAATAACAAGGTATTCCAACAAATAAcattcatgttttctttcagtctTATCTTTCTTCAATAtttcttttaatgtttttccagGTTCCAGATTATCTGGAGTTCGTTTCGGAGCCGATGGACTTCTCTGCAATGCATGACAGGCTGGAGGCTCATAAATACTCATCGGTGGCTGATCTGGAAAACGATTTTAATCTCATGATATCCAACTGTCTGGAGTACAACTCCAATGACACTGTGTTCCACACGGCTGCCGTGCAGCTGCGGGAAGTGGGAGGGGCTATCCTGAGACACGCCCAACATCAGGCTCTTAGCATAGGCCTTGATCCCAGCACAGGCATGCACCTCCCAGAGAAGCCCAGCACACATGGCTCTACAGTCTCCTGGTGGGACGAAGGTAAGCAGAGCGCTTTAAACCGTTTATTTTGATTAGAAATGCACCGATTGACAGGCCAGAGACCACAATTGGACAATTTTACacatggtaaatggactgcatttatatagcactttaaaaagaccaatggccatccaaagcgctttacaattagcctcagaTTCACCCATTCGTATTCCGACGACgttgtcagccatgcaaggcgctaGCCAGCtagtcgggagcagctggggttaggttaccacgacacttggtccggtggagctggggattgaaccaccaaccttctggtttgtagacaacctacatgaaccactgagccactgccgaCCCACATGATGGGCCAGACCGTTATACGGCCCATCAGTCTCACGACATTCGGAGATTCCGAGCCAGTCCTTTTGTTGCCAGTTGCGCAAGCAATAACGTCACAGCCGTGATCCGTTTCGACAGCGACCCGAACCACCCGTGCAGTACACCTGTGCCTATATTGATTTCTTTGCTAAGGGGTGCATTTCCTGAACAATGACATATAAATAACGTACATTGCATCTAAAGATTGCTTGGAATCAGCCAAGAAAATTGcaatcggtgcatctctacttTTAATGCAGTGCTTAAAGATTTTTTGTCATAtaaattttctttcttttttaaattaatttacagTTGATCTGCTCCTTGATCCCGAAAACCGGGTTCACTTGTCTCCAGAGGAACAGCTGAAACACCTACTGGACAAACTGGATCTGGTGTCGTCCATGCGCACCAGCGGTGGCCGGACAAAGCGTATGCGTCTGCTGCGAAGAGAAATTAACAGTCTCCGTCATAAGATCAGCCACCAGGGCCGCAAGTCACGACTGCTGAACGGAAAACTTAAAAAGGAAAAGAATAAAGAGGAAAAATGTGAAAACAAAATGGATTTCATTACCTCAAATCCAGGTAATGTCCAGGAGTAAATAGGTAAATCATAATGTGTAAATGTGTTAGTTCATGCTTAAatcctttattttttatttatttattaaagacaCCAAGAAAACATCATCACAAAAAGCTCAAGAACCTACTTGTCCAGCCTCCTCACCTTTACCTGGTGACGCTCCACCAAATCCACCAATGTTCAACCTTGAGACAGGAAAAACCACCACAGCAGGACAGTCAAATAAAACTGGCAGCAGAAGACAAAGAGGGAAAGCAAAAGAAAGAGGACACAGTGAAGATCCAACTGTAGAGAGCAGCCATACAAAGAAACATGAAGCAGTGGCATCCAGCCCACAGGAGGAGTCTTTTAACACAGCATCCTCTCGAGAGAGTTCCTCCTCCTCCCCTAAGATGGGTGTGGGTCGTCGGACATCTGTCCTTTTCAAGAAAGCTAAAAACGGAGCCAGATTGACAAAAGAAAAGTCTGTGATATTGCAGAACGGAGTCAGCAAAGTAGAAAATGGTGTCACGCCACTTGAGCATAACATTCGGTCCAAATCCCCCTCTCCGTCACCGCATCAACTGAGATCCAGAGGACTAAGCATGTGTTCGGACGGCGAAGGTGAAAAGTCCCACTCGCTGCCTGAAGAGAACGGTATGAGGCTGTTACTGAACTTTATTGATCGATGATTTAAGTGCTATCTGCCATGATCTGTTTAATATGTTAAAGCAtctaatgctttttatttaggCTTGACAAATGGACTCAAGAGACACAATGGCAACTCATCAGATTCGGAAAGCTGCACTCCCACTTTCACAACACACAGGTAGTGATCTGTCACGCAAGGCTCTGATCAGCAGTTGTCAGCTGTTTGAAATAATTAAAGTAAATTTTGTAATTTAATTTAAGCAATTTATCAAAAAGCAGGCATTAATATGTGCAGTGCCTGAAGCCTGGAGTATAGTTCATTTTTTGACATGTACTTGAGCGTACAGACACAGTAGAAACGCACAGAACAAAGTAATGTATTTTCCGGACTACAAAtcgcacttttttcatagtttgccGGGTCTTGGAGAcaggtgcgacttatatgtcaaaattattttatacgaaccaagagaaaccataACCGTCTACAGCCGCAAGAGTCCGCTCTATGCTGCTTCTGTATATATGTAGTTTAATTTGATTCAGTGATGCAGAATGACttcgggacctttttgaacttgatttatCTTGTCGTGTtcatttagcctattcagcctccaaggtatgttctgtatgctgtTGTGTTCGGTaaataaatggtaatattacGTTAATATGTatggacacctattcagcctgctgttctgtgtgctgttgcctttccagattaaatgtctgttcttcggcttggattttgtgaaataattttctaaataaatgcagcGTCTTGTCCAGTGTGACTTATATATGTGTCTTCCCcttcaaaatgcatttttgactgatgcgacttttatttcaatgcacTAAAAATCTATTTAAGTATTACTGGTATTTAGTATACCATATTTTCTGGACTATACGTCGCTCTGGAGTATAtgttgtctcaaaatagcacagttgagtacacttaaGATGTTCAAAAAGACAAATTCATGTAtattattaagtacaaaattagtgcacCAAAATAGGATAAGTGTACctaaataaagtgtattttagtgtacTTTTTTCTACTGGGAATGTATTGACCGTATAAGACAGCTGATAATACCAGAAATAAACAGAGCCCAGCCTGATTATACAGTTAAACTTAGTAAATTAAGTAATGTTCATcattcatattttcttttttttccagTTCCTCACCTCCAAAGCGCAGTCGTGGTAAACCAGCTCTGAGCAAAGTTCCTGTTAGTGAGGAAGGAAATGGAGTTTCTAATACAAGTGGGTAAAACATGGATATGGATCAAatagaaaaaaagttttaatttttaaaaaatcctgttttgtgcattccaattaatatcaatcaaactgctgttggtttgttttgatttaaaggacaagttcggtattttagacttaaagccctgttttcagattgtttatggtgaaatcgaacggttttgactgaaatttcgacatttgcggctgccctgagaattttcgcgtgtttgtgtttcatctcacacctctacaatgggtttaatggtgcactggaacaatccttcctaaaatgcattaaactttcgtttacaaagacgtgaaactcaccgagtggtcaggggtgttcaccgatatgctcacacaaaaatcgctgcaaaagatgatTTCCAAccggtgttttagcattcgttgttaacttgtggacctatttttccaaacgcctcacacccgtacattcttccgcttagagcttgaataatagacactccagcccaggtggtggcgctaatctgccattgccaattgcaagaatagaaacaaagttcccggcgtggagtaataccgtacctcacaggacatctaatacaagtcaattgagttggtaaaaactacgataaaacctgttggaatgcgtcttttgcagcgatttttgtgtgagcttatcagtgaacacccctgaccactcggtgagtttcacgtctttgtaaacgaaagtttaatgcattttaggaaggattgttccagtgcacatttaaacccattgtaaaggtgggaggtgaaacacaatcacgcgaaaattctcagggcagccgcaaatgtcgaaatttcagtcaaaaccgttctatttcaccataaacaatctgaaaacagggctttaagtctaaaataccgaacttgtcctttaagccttcataactaaaaaaaaaatacagctaagtagcacaataaaacacaatgaaaacatgataacataataataaacatgtttaaaaaaaatttaaaactgagttatctatatttcaaatatatattaaatgaataTTGTGTCTTTTCTCGCTTCACTAATATGAGTCTTTACTTTTTTAGGCAGAGCTGTTTCTCAAAAGTACCAAGAAATGGAGCCTCTTACTTTGGTTTGGGCGAAATGTCGTGGCTACCCCTCATACCCCGCAATGGTAAGGAACATGGTTTTTTGTACATGCTTGGAATAAAAGCATAGCTCTTAATCAAAACCTGTCGGGGTGATAGTCAACATTTGGCTTATGAAATAATCGTAGGTAAACTTAGGTAGACATTTAAGTAGCTTTTATAAATGTGTCTTACTGGTGTGCAtcaaaataatgacaaaataatagcactgatatattttaagatatgccaGCGCAAGCTGTTTTGAGTTAAGGTAgctcaaaaatgcattttagtctgggctAGACTTAAGCCTAAAATGTAATTCTTAATGAGTCTTTTAAATGTGTGATTGAACTTGAATATTTTAAACTAATGATTATTTTCCGATAGATTGTCGATCCTAAAATGCCCCGGGAAGGAATTCTTCACAACGGGATTCCCATCCCAGTGCCTCCTAAAGACGTTTTGGTTTTAGGCAGACGCAGACAGGACGAGACTTATGAGAAGCTCTTTCTTGTGCTCTTTTTCGATACAAAGAGAACCTGGTAAGGTGAAACATCAATGACTAAGAACTCGTTACCACAAAAGTCTACACTGCTAAAAAGTCATCTTATTGGTTTTTGTTTACACAGGCAGTGGCTGCCATTGGACAAGCTCCATCACATGGGCAATGACGACACGGTTGACCGACTTCGTCTGATGGAGGGCAAGAAACCGAATGTGCGAAAGTCCGTGCACAAGGCTTACGACAGAGCAATGACACATCTGAGTCACGTGCAGGAAAACTCGACCTTTAACCCCTCAAATTTTATATAAAGCACTTGAATATGAAATGTATGTCTACTGATATATATTAATGAAGGTATATGGTATGAAGATATGTGAATGTTAATGGTTTTAATACCTGCTCTTTTCAATTTTAATATAATTCTTGTCATCATTTCTCTTAAATTTTTTACTGTCCATGACTATTTCtggttttattaatttattcaaaGCATCTAGAAACATTAAGCCACTTACAATTGTCAACTTGCTTTTTAAATGTGATGTTACAGTATGACTAACATCGCCGGCACAGGAGGGTGTTTGGGCAGTATGGTTCAGGTACTTTCAAGGTTGCACTACACAACAGTTTTCCAAATGGGTGCAATCCTGAGAGGAAGATTTTGTGTAGTGCGTGTGTGCAAATACCTGAGGGACCATATATACGTTGTGTGTTTATCAGGTATCACATTGTGTATTTCCATACTTACATGAACTTACTGTGAGATGCTTTGTAATCACTACTTAACACccagcataatttttttttaagtcagtATGTGGCCCAG from Paramisgurnus dabryanus chromosome 14, PD_genome_1.1, whole genome shotgun sequence encodes:
- the brpf3a gene encoding bromodomain and PHD finger-containing protein 3, with the translated sequence MRKFKKRVSQSKAGKAVVKGRNQDLDGQSSHGDMEAFFCPPSPCRLNFSTTRDTLTYAQAQKMVEIELEGRLHRINICDQLSVVTEDEMLAQDLTECNSNKENSEQILSQARQGNKQAVLKSKKKDGKHVAKNRKSQCGSQSHVYSTHHTHVQSPLPKPMFRKIESFTAPQVPPLPVAYYRYIEKSGEELDNEAEYDMDEEDMAWLEMVNQKRVSDGHASVPPNTFELLIDRLERESILESRSQALSQSTIDEDAYCCVCLDDECLNSNVILFCDICNLAVHQECYGVPYIPEGQWLCRRCLQSPSRPVDCVLCPNRGGAFKQTSDGNWAHVICAIWIPEVCFANTVFLEPVEGVKNIPPARWKLTCYLCKQKGRGASIQCHKANCYRAFHVTCAQRAGLYMKIDPVRETGTNGTTFTVKKTAFCENHSPPGTTSNGDDDSGLVGGRGNRGQRSYTLGPPLQQNQNGRKKGSATQQKKTRKNAPGSSRKTGIPLLLVPQIPSFRLNKICTGVSVERKNQFMQRLHNYWLLKRHSRNGVPLIRRLHTHLQAQKSEQREPDAKLQAVREELKYWQKLRQDLEKARLLIELIRKRERLKREQMKLQQAALELQLTPALVFLRSTLEQLQEKDTDRIFTAPVSLKEVPDYLEFVSEPMDFSAMHDRLEAHKYSSVADLENDFNLMISNCLEYNSNDTVFHTAAVQLREVGGAILRHAQHQALSIGLDPSTGMHLPEKPSTHGSTVSWWDEVDLLLDPENRVHLSPEEQLKHLLDKLDLVSSMRTSGGRTKRMRLLRREINSLRHKISHQGRKSRLLNGKLKKEKNKEEKCENKMDFITSNPDTKKTSSQKAQEPTCPASSPLPGDAPPNPPMFNLETGKTTTAGQSNKTGSRRQRGKAKERGHSEDPTVESSHTKKHEAVASSPQEESFNTASSRESSSSSPKMGVGRRTSVLFKKAKNGARLTKEKSVILQNGVSKVENGVTPLEHNIRSKSPSPSPHQLRSRGLSMCSDGEGEKSHSLPEENGLTNGLKRHNGNSSDSESCTPTFTTHSSSPPKRSRGKPALSKVPVSEEGNGVSNTSRAVSQKYQEMEPLTLVWAKCRGYPSYPAMIVDPKMPREGILHNGIPIPVPPKDVLVLGRRRQDETYEKLFLVLFFDTKRTWQWLPLDKLHHMGNDDTVDRLRLMEGKKPNVRKSVHKAYDRAMTHLSHVQENSTFNPSNFI